A window of the Isosphaera pallida ATCC 43644 genome harbors these coding sequences:
- a CDS encoding phage tail tape measure protein yields MAAASGIRAGAAYVELFVKDSRLVKGLNAAAARLKAFGASIMSVGAGIVGLGTTLALPFLGAAKLFADMGSDMLDMSQRTGVAVEALSELRYAAEQSGSGAEDLEKGLRTMSRSIIEAARGSAQGRRNLSRLGLTIADLTGLSPDQQFELIADRLSRIQNPANRATLAMEIFGRSGANLLPLLSTGAQGIQELRREANGLGLTMSTEDAQAAEEFGDAMSQLWRALKQVVFMVGAALAPTLKQVAEWITRVAANVARWIDENRETVTIIAAVIAAVIGIGAALMALGGIIYVVASAISVVTFAISAAVVAVKLLAVAIGLLLSPIGLVVAAVGGIAAAVLFATDEGNMALEALGQGFDQLLGAAGTAWQGIQDAIAAGDLAGAMEVAWLGIQVVWEAGIAAISAAWRRFKSFFVELFWSAVYAVARAFNTAWTGIEVAFWTVVNALADGWDTFCTGLQIAFNEFVGFFRRAWARVRNLFSPSTARREVEAINREVEQQNREARERLDRRVRERARRVDQAREAGRQREEALNQMQEEERRERQREIEAANAADQERVAAAQRALEERAAELAAQREQMELERALEAMDREQQRRPEFDLEGLDEAEAKTDVKGTFSAFAVAGLGSDSLAERTARASEQVARNTGQLVREAQNGGLVFA; encoded by the coding sequence ATGGCCGCCGCTTCGGGGATTCGCGCCGGTGCCGCCTACGTCGAGTTGTTCGTCAAGGACAGCCGGCTCGTCAAGGGGCTCAACGCCGCGGCCGCGAGGCTAAAGGCGTTCGGCGCGAGCATCATGTCGGTGGGGGCGGGGATCGTGGGCCTGGGGACCACGCTCGCGCTCCCCTTCCTGGGCGCGGCCAAGCTGTTCGCGGACATGGGCAGCGACATGCTCGACATGTCGCAGCGGACGGGCGTGGCGGTGGAGGCACTGTCTGAGCTGCGCTACGCCGCCGAGCAGTCGGGCTCCGGCGCGGAGGACCTGGAGAAGGGCCTCCGCACGATGAGCCGGAGCATCATCGAGGCCGCCCGCGGGTCGGCGCAGGGCCGGCGGAACCTGTCGAGGCTGGGGCTGACCATCGCCGACCTGACCGGCCTGTCGCCCGACCAGCAGTTCGAGCTGATCGCCGACCGCCTGTCGCGCATCCAGAACCCGGCCAACCGCGCCACGCTGGCGATGGAGATCTTCGGCCGCTCGGGGGCCAATCTGCTGCCGCTGCTCTCGACGGGGGCGCAAGGCATCCAGGAGCTGCGCCGCGAGGCGAACGGCCTGGGCCTGACCATGAGCACCGAGGACGCCCAGGCGGCCGAGGAGTTCGGCGACGCCATGTCGCAACTGTGGCGGGCGCTCAAGCAGGTCGTATTCATGGTCGGCGCCGCGCTGGCGCCCACGCTCAAGCAGGTCGCCGAGTGGATCACGCGGGTCGCTGCCAACGTCGCGCGCTGGATCGACGAGAACCGCGAGACGGTCACGATCATCGCCGCCGTCATCGCCGCGGTCATCGGGATCGGCGCGGCGCTGATGGCCCTCGGCGGCATCATCTACGTCGTCGCTTCGGCCATCAGCGTGGTGACTTTCGCCATCTCTGCCGCCGTTGTCGCTGTCAAGCTGCTGGCCGTGGCCATTGGTCTTCTTCTGTCTCCGATCGGCCTGGTGGTCGCGGCCGTGGGCGGCATCGCCGCCGCCGTCCTCTTCGCCACGGACGAGGGCAACATGGCCCTGGAGGCGCTGGGGCAAGGGTTCGACCAGCTCCTGGGCGCGGCAGGCACAGCCTGGCAGGGGATTCAGGATGCCATTGCCGCCGGCGATCTGGCCGGGGCGATGGAGGTCGCCTGGCTCGGCATCCAGGTCGTGTGGGAGGCGGGCATCGCCGCCATCAGTGCGGCGTGGCGGCGCTTCAAGTCGTTCTTCGTCGAGCTGTTCTGGAGCGCCGTCTACGCCGTCGCCCGCGCCTTCAACACCGCCTGGACCGGGATCGAGGTCGCCTTCTGGACGGTGGTCAACGCCCTGGCCGACGGCTGGGACACCTTCTGCACCGGCCTGCAGATCGCCTTCAACGAGTTCGTCGGCTTCTTCCGCCGGGCCTGGGCGCGAGTGCGGAACCTGTTCAGCCCGTCCACCGCCCGGCGCGAGGTTGAGGCCATCAACCGCGAGGTCGAGCAGCAGAATCGCGAGGCCCGCGAGCGCCTCGACCGCCGCGTGCGGGAGCGCGCCCGGCGCGTCGATCAGGCGCGGGAAGCGGGGCGGCAGCGCGAGGAGGCCCTGAACCAGATGCAGGAGGAAGAGCGACGCGAGCGGCAGCGGGAGATCGAAGCCGCCAACGCCGCCGACCAGGAGCGCGTGGCTGCGGCCCAGCGCGCCCTGGAGGAGCGCGCCGCGGAGCTGGCCGCGCAGCGTGAGCAGATGGAGCTGGAGCGGGCGCTGGAGGCAATGGACCGCGAGCAGCAGCGGCGGCCTGAGTTCGACCTGGAGGGCCTGGACGAGGCCGAGGCCAAGACCGACGTGAAGGGGACGTTCAGCGCCTTCGCCGTGGCGGGCCTCGGCTCCGACAGCCTAGCCGAGCGCACCGCACGGGCCAGCGAACAGGTCGCGCGCAACACCGGGCAGCTCGTGCGGGAGGCCCAGAACGGCGGATTGGTCTTCGCGTGA
- a CDS encoding trypsin-like serine peptidase: MRSMLLVSLVLVFAPAAARADTLRITGETKYKPHSLVRLRAEGVDAKAALLWRVHPSKGVERATTPRGVLEFAAHPGNYEVELLAIRTVGDSLQVDEARVTVEIEQCQPVPPTPPAPPKPDPKPPGGGKLDPAGALGRIRFGNAGCTATVIGPRRPDGRWDVLTAAHCVSDVGQRGTLTLKDGRSLGLRVVAHHKTPDVAWCVTEEEVADLPYALIAAKNPEPGTAIWHMGYGVDRPGNREDGTVVERENGQGQLRMNLSVSSGDSGGGIFRSDTNELVSVVCCTSGMGRKVSMWGCSAEVAQRTRPKAADAEEVWTPVPIPLRPWPGDLDDEWQPVPIPIRVAK, translated from the coding sequence ATGCGTTCGATGCTTTTGGTTTCCCTGGTTCTGGTTTTCGCTCCCGCCGCGGCGCGGGCGGACACGCTCCGCATCACGGGCGAGACGAAGTACAAGCCGCACTCCCTGGTCCGCCTCCGCGCCGAGGGCGTGGACGCCAAGGCCGCGCTCCTGTGGCGCGTTCATCCCTCGAAGGGCGTCGAGCGCGCGACCACGCCGCGGGGCGTCCTGGAGTTCGCCGCCCACCCCGGCAACTACGAGGTCGAGCTGCTGGCCATTCGGACCGTGGGCGACAGCCTGCAGGTGGACGAGGCGCGCGTCACGGTGGAGATCGAGCAGTGTCAACCAGTCCCGCCCACCCCACCGGCACCGCCGAAGCCCGACCCCAAGCCGCCGGGCGGCGGCAAGCTCGACCCGGCGGGCGCCCTGGGCCGCATTCGCTTCGGCAACGCCGGCTGCACGGCCACGGTGATCGGCCCGCGTCGGCCCGACGGCCGCTGGGACGTGCTGACCGCCGCCCACTGCGTGTCGGACGTGGGGCAGCGCGGCACGCTCACGCTCAAGGACGGCCGGTCGCTGGGCCTGCGGGTGGTCGCCCATCACAAGACCCCGGATGTGGCCTGGTGCGTGACCGAAGAGGAGGTCGCGGACCTGCCCTACGCCCTAATTGCCGCCAAGAACCCCGAGCCGGGCACGGCGATCTGGCACATGGGCTATGGCGTGGACAGGCCGGGCAACCGCGAAGACGGCACCGTTGTCGAGCGCGAGAACGGCCAGGGCCAGCTGCGGATGAACCTGAGCGTGTCGTCGGGCGACTCCGGCGGCGGCATCTTCCGCAGCGACACCAACGAACTCGTCTCGGTGGTCTGCTGCACCAGCGGTATGGGCCGCAAGGTGTCGATGTGGGGCTGCTCAGCGGAAGTTGCCCAGCGGACCCGGCCCAAGGCGGCTGATGCCGAGGAGGTCTGGACGCCGGTCCCGATCCCCCTCCGGCCCTGGCCTGGCGACCTCGACGACGAATGGCAGCCGGTTCCGATCCCGATCCGTGTGGCCAAGTGA
- a CDS encoding phage tail tube protein — MAVKLGLDAKLYRNTGTFAVPVWNEVKNVKDVTLNLEAGEADVTTRGNAGWRATVATLKDGSIEFEMVWDTTDDDFGAIRDAFLNRGAVEFAVMDGDIATAGSQGLRATCMVTNFSRNEPLEEAVTVSVTVKPTYSVNPPVWMVVP; from the coding sequence ATGGCAGTCAAACTCGGCCTCGACGCCAAGCTCTACCGCAACACGGGCACGTTCGCCGTCCCGGTCTGGAACGAGGTCAAGAACGTCAAGGACGTGACCCTGAACCTGGAGGCGGGCGAGGCCGACGTGACCACCCGCGGCAACGCCGGCTGGCGGGCCACCGTCGCCACGCTCAAGGACGGCTCCATCGAGTTCGAGATGGTCTGGGACACCACGGACGACGACTTCGGCGCGATCCGCGACGCCTTCCTCAACCGCGGGGCCGTCGAGTTCGCGGTGATGGACGGCGACATCGCCACGGCCGGCTCGCAAGGGCTTCGCGCCACCTGCATGGTCACCAACTTCAGCCGCAACGAGCCGCTGGAGGAGGCGGTCACCGTGAGCGTCACTGTCAAGCCGACCTACTCTGTCAACCCGCCCGTCTGGATGGTCGTTCCCTGA
- a CDS encoding DUF2190 family protein has translation MAQAIFVHEGASIDYTPAADVAAGDVVVQGDLVGVAKLDIKAGKFGALAVEGVFDFAKATGAGTAIAVGALVYWNDAANQATTSAAGNKLVGKSVRAAGDNDTTVRVRMDQ, from the coding sequence ATGGCTCAGGCAATCTTCGTCCACGAGGGGGCGTCCATCGACTACACGCCGGCCGCCGACGTGGCCGCCGGCGACGTGGTCGTGCAGGGCGACCTGGTAGGCGTCGCCAAGCTCGACATCAAGGCGGGCAAGTTCGGGGCGCTGGCGGTCGAGGGCGTCTTCGACTTCGCCAAGGCGACCGGGGCCGGCACGGCCATCGCCGTCGGGGCGCTCGTGTACTGGAACGACGCCGCCAACCAGGCGACCACCTCGGCCGCGGGCAACAAGCTGGTCGGCAAGTCGGTGCGAGCCGCCGGCGACAACGACACGACCGTGCGCGTCCGCATGGACCAGTGA
- a CDS encoding phage major capsid protein: protein MTTKRNSKSKPPEARTLNLLASSVELEATAGEGDAQKLRRFTMTAYTGGAMQLAGWRYPVVVDLAGLDAGRQRRPILLDHTRDVDFVMGQTDSVAVMNNQLLVAGQVMGDSPKARQVIALNDRGFAWQASIGARAEQVEFVPEGKTAQANGREFAGPVNIARRATLGEISFVVLGADENTSAQIAATADQPGEATDMDFSQWLEAHGFAIDTLTEQQTKSLRAAFDAQAGTKNTPEDPPNPATAIRAEAAAEVKRIAAIRKVCGGKHPEIEAKAIEEGWDATRAELEVLRASRPQGPAIHTANGKPPTATAIEAALCLSVRMPEAKVMAWYGPQTVEAAQSRDLRGMGLHELFYHVIHAAGGHARPGRMTDDTIRTAFEADRALRAAAGGFSTISLSGILSNVANKALLEAYSAVESVAVRICAQADVNDFKQVTRYRMTGQGTFEKVGPDGELKHAQLTEESYTNQVDTYGKIIALTRQMIINDDLGAFLQIPRILGRQSALAVESAVFTLLLSNPGGFFSAANKNFFSGASSALQISSLTTAEQLFLDQTDKDGKPILISPAILLVPTSLKVTAQQLMTETRVNETTTADKPKPANNPHAGKWEPLASPYLNSQGIAGGSATAWYLFANPADVAAIEIAYLRGMRTPTVESGETDFDTLGMKWRGYFDFGVAMQDFRAAVKSAGA from the coding sequence ATGACGACGAAGCGGAACTCGAAGAGCAAGCCGCCTGAGGCCCGCACGCTGAACTTGCTCGCCTCGTCCGTCGAGTTGGAGGCGACCGCGGGCGAGGGTGACGCGCAAAAGCTGCGGCGCTTCACGATGACCGCCTACACCGGCGGGGCCATGCAGCTCGCCGGCTGGCGCTACCCGGTCGTGGTGGACCTGGCCGGCCTCGACGCCGGCCGCCAGCGCCGGCCGATCCTGCTCGACCACACCCGCGACGTGGACTTCGTGATGGGGCAGACCGACTCCGTCGCGGTCATGAACAACCAGCTCCTCGTCGCCGGCCAGGTCATGGGCGACTCACCCAAGGCCCGGCAGGTCATTGCCCTCAACGACCGGGGCTTCGCCTGGCAGGCGTCCATCGGGGCGCGTGCCGAGCAGGTGGAGTTCGTGCCCGAGGGCAAGACGGCGCAGGCCAACGGCCGGGAGTTCGCCGGCCCGGTGAACATCGCCCGGCGGGCGACGCTGGGCGAGATCAGCTTCGTCGTGCTGGGCGCGGACGAGAACACCTCGGCCCAGATCGCGGCGACGGCAGACCAACCTGGGGAGGCGACCGACATGGACTTCTCGCAGTGGCTCGAGGCGCATGGCTTCGCCATCGACACGCTCACCGAGCAGCAGACCAAGAGCCTCCGGGCCGCATTCGACGCCCAGGCTGGCACGAAGAACACGCCCGAGGACCCGCCGAACCCCGCGACCGCCATCCGCGCCGAGGCGGCGGCGGAGGTCAAGCGGATCGCGGCGATCCGCAAGGTCTGCGGCGGCAAGCACCCCGAGATCGAGGCCAAGGCAATCGAGGAAGGCTGGGACGCGACCCGGGCCGAGCTGGAAGTGCTGCGGGCCTCCCGGCCGCAAGGCCCGGCCATCCACACGGCCAACGGCAAGCCTCCCACGGCGACGGCCATCGAAGCGGCGCTGTGCCTGTCGGTGCGGATGCCCGAGGCCAAGGTCATGGCCTGGTACGGCCCGCAGACCGTCGAGGCGGCGCAGTCCCGCGACCTGCGGGGCATGGGCCTGCACGAGCTGTTCTACCACGTTATCCACGCGGCCGGCGGCCACGCCCGGCCCGGCCGCATGACCGACGACACCATCCGCACCGCCTTCGAGGCCGACCGCGCCCTTCGCGCGGCCGCCGGCGGCTTCTCGACTATCAGCCTGTCGGGCATCCTCTCCAACGTCGCCAACAAGGCGCTCTTGGAGGCCTACAGCGCCGTTGAGAGCGTCGCCGTCCGCATCTGCGCCCAGGCGGACGTGAACGACTTCAAGCAGGTCACGCGCTACCGCATGACCGGGCAGGGCACCTTCGAGAAGGTCGGCCCCGACGGCGAGCTGAAGCACGCTCAGCTCACCGAGGAGTCGTACACGAACCAGGTCGATACCTACGGCAAGATCATCGCCCTGACCCGGCAGATGATCATCAACGACGACCTCGGGGCGTTCCTGCAAATCCCGCGCATCCTGGGCCGGCAGTCGGCCCTGGCGGTCGAGTCGGCCGTGTTCACGCTGCTGCTGTCCAACCCCGGCGGCTTCTTCAGCGCGGCCAACAAGAACTTCTTCTCCGGGGCCAGCTCGGCGCTGCAGATCAGCTCGCTGACGACCGCCGAGCAGCTGTTCTTGGATCAGACCGACAAGGACGGCAAGCCGATTCTGATCTCGCCGGCCATCCTGCTCGTGCCGACCTCGCTGAAGGTCACCGCCCAGCAGCTGATGACCGAGACGCGGGTCAACGAGACGACCACCGCCGACAAGCCCAAGCCGGCCAACAACCCGCACGCCGGCAAGTGGGAGCCGCTGGCCTCGCCGTACCTCAATTCGCAGGGGATCGCCGGCGGCAGCGCGACCGCCTGGTATCTGTTCGCCAACCCGGCCGACGTGGCGGCCATCGAGATCGCGTACCTGCGCGGCATGCGGACGCCGACGGTCGAGTCGGGCGAGACGGACTTCGACACGCTCGGGATGAAGTGGCGCGGCTACTTCGACTTTGGCGTGGCGATGCAGGACTTCCGGGCCGCGGTCAAGAGCGCCGGGGCGTAA
- a CDS encoding phage portal protein encodes MLNWLTNLFAQRSRRAPRRAVRAIRARYDAAVTNDDNRRHWANADGLSANAANSAEVRRVLRNRARYEVANNSYARGIVLTLANDVIGTGPRLQMLTDDAEANRRIEQAFAAWAKAVSLADKLRTMRMARAHDGEAFAVLTSNPKLPTPVQLDLRLLEADQVCTPDLAATGANAIDGIVFDAAGNPVEYHVLKEHPGETSRRTFLDYDRVPAASVIHWFRADRPGQARGVPDITPALPLFAQLRRFTLAVLAAAETAADFAGILYTDAPAGGEAEAAEPFEPIELEQRALVTMPGGWKMSQLQAEQPATTYAEFKKEILNEIARCLNMPFNVAAGNSSGYNYASGRLDHQTYFKAIRVEQAHLECVVLDRVLAAWFDEAALIPDLLPAGLGLIADWPHQWFWDGHEHVDPTKEASAQATRLGNHTTTLAHEYAKQGRDWEEALRQRAKELALMQELGLTTPAAQPTPADEEQPDDEQGPDGEEEPTDDDEAELEEQAA; translated from the coding sequence TTGCTGAACTGGTTGACCAATCTGTTTGCTCAGCGCTCCCGGCGCGCGCCGCGCCGCGCAGTGCGGGCCATCCGCGCCCGCTACGACGCGGCGGTGACCAACGACGACAACCGCCGGCACTGGGCCAACGCCGACGGCCTGTCGGCCAACGCCGCCAACAGCGCCGAAGTCCGCCGCGTGCTGCGGAACCGGGCGCGCTACGAGGTCGCCAACAACAGCTACGCCCGCGGCATCGTGCTGACCCTCGCCAACGACGTGATCGGCACCGGGCCGCGGCTGCAGATGCTCACGGACGACGCCGAGGCCAACCGCCGCATCGAGCAGGCGTTCGCGGCCTGGGCCAAGGCGGTCAGCCTGGCCGACAAGCTCCGCACCATGCGGATGGCCCGCGCCCACGACGGCGAGGCCTTCGCCGTCCTGACCAGCAACCCGAAGCTGCCCACGCCCGTGCAGCTCGACCTGCGGCTGCTGGAGGCCGACCAGGTCTGCACGCCGGACCTGGCGGCCACAGGCGCCAACGCCATCGACGGGATCGTCTTCGACGCCGCCGGCAACCCGGTCGAGTACCACGTGCTCAAAGAGCACCCCGGCGAGACGAGCCGGCGCACCTTCCTCGACTACGACCGGGTGCCGGCCGCCTCGGTGATCCACTGGTTCCGGGCCGACCGCCCCGGCCAGGCCCGCGGCGTGCCGGACATCACGCCGGCCCTGCCGCTCTTCGCCCAGCTGCGCCGGTTCACCCTGGCGGTCCTCGCGGCCGCGGAGACGGCCGCTGACTTCGCCGGCATCCTCTACACCGACGCGCCGGCCGGGGGCGAGGCGGAGGCGGCCGAGCCGTTTGAGCCGATCGAGCTGGAGCAGCGGGCGCTGGTGACCATGCCGGGCGGCTGGAAGATGAGCCAGCTGCAGGCCGAGCAGCCGGCAACCACCTACGCCGAGTTCAAGAAGGAGATCCTCAACGAGATCGCCCGCTGCCTGAACATGCCGTTCAACGTCGCGGCGGGAAACTCGTCGGGCTACAACTACGCCTCCGGCCGGCTGGACCACCAGACCTACTTCAAGGCGATCCGCGTCGAGCAGGCGCACCTGGAGTGCGTCGTGCTGGACCGTGTTCTCGCCGCCTGGTTCGACGAGGCGGCTCTGATCCCCGACCTCCTACCCGCCGGCCTGGGGCTGATCGCCGACTGGCCGCACCAGTGGTTTTGGGACGGGCACGAGCACGTCGATCCGACCAAGGAAGCCTCGGCCCAGGCAACCCGACTGGGCAACCACACGACCACCTTGGCCCACGAGTACGCCAAGCAGGGCCGGGACTGGGAGGAGGCCCTCCGCCAGCGGGCCAAGGAGCTGGCGCTGATGCAGGAGTTGGGGCTGACGACGCCGGCTGCGCAGCCGACGCCGGCGGACGAAGAGCAGCCGGACGACGAACAGGGGCCGGACGGGGAAGAGGAGCCGACCGATGACGACGAAGCGGAACTCGAAGAGCAAGCCGCCTGA
- a CDS encoding RNA polymerase sigma factor, producing MQELFDDLAMKLIKERVKQMIGRNGFTPSDREDLKQEFALHLLECLRRLKEPPQDRQAFLRRVISRFAISLIRRREAQKRDHRRVSSLSKRVVDCDGQRVEMARTIPEDHTHTRLGIAPRSRLEDVELGHDVATVLAMLPPDLRDLCERLKDHSIAEVARQVGVPRTTLHDAISRLRQHFEDAGLRAYLSR from the coding sequence ATGCAAGAGCTGTTCGACGACCTCGCCATGAAACTCATCAAGGAGCGGGTCAAGCAGATGATCGGCCGCAACGGCTTCACCCCTTCCGACCGCGAAGACCTGAAGCAGGAGTTCGCCCTCCACCTCCTGGAGTGCCTGCGCCGGCTGAAGGAGCCGCCGCAGGACCGGCAGGCCTTCCTTCGGCGTGTGATCTCCCGCTTCGCCATCTCGCTGATCCGCCGCCGCGAGGCCCAGAAGCGCGACCACCGGCGCGTCAGCTCGCTGAGCAAGCGGGTGGTCGATTGTGACGGGCAGCGCGTCGAGATGGCCAGGACCATTCCTGAGGACCATACGCACACTCGCCTCGGCATCGCCCCGCGCAGTCGTCTGGAAGACGTGGAACTGGGCCACGACGTGGCCACCGTCCTGGCCATGCTGCCGCCCGACTTGCGCGACCTGTGCGAGCGGCTCAAGGACCATTCCATCGCCGAGGTGGCCCGCCAGGTCGGCGTCCCCCGCACCACCCTGCACGACGCCATCAGCCGGCTGCGGCAGCACTTCGAGGACGCGGGGCTGCGGGCCTATTTGAGCCGGTGA
- a CDS encoding PD-(D/E)XK nuclease-like domain-containing protein, protein MMLASPWARRNGCSGAPALGRLDFLLREPAEVYHAKSKEYLTSHALADFRENPLLYRKRQLGLVVEEDRPAFQIGRAAHTLILEGRDAYRRQYAFGGPTNPATGKLFDSRSKAYQEWAERQAKPVLTDRQAALVEELAGAVQRHPVAGELLAEGLPESVLRCDYRGVPCQARLDWLNPAKGLVDLKTCDHLKYLEADARSFGYLHQLAFYRALLALAGGEQVPVYLIAVEKREPFRCGVWRIDPNVLAACERDNEAALERLVRCRQLDHWPTGYEELRVFDHI, encoded by the coding sequence ATGATGCTTGCATCTCCCTGGGCGCGCCGGAACGGTTGTTCCGGCGCGCCCGCCCTCGGCCGTCTCGACTTTCTGCTGCGCGAGCCGGCCGAAGTGTACCACGCCAAATCGAAGGAGTACCTGACCAGCCACGCCCTGGCCGATTTCCGCGAGAACCCGCTCCTGTACCGCAAGCGGCAGCTCGGCCTAGTCGTCGAGGAGGACCGCCCCGCCTTCCAGATCGGCCGCGCCGCCCACACGCTGATCCTGGAAGGCCGCGACGCCTACCGGCGCCAGTACGCCTTCGGCGGGCCGACCAACCCGGCGACCGGCAAGCTGTTCGACAGCCGCTCCAAGGCCTACCAGGAGTGGGCCGAGCGCCAGGCCAAGCCGGTCCTCACCGACCGCCAGGCCGCCCTCGTCGAGGAGCTGGCCGGCGCGGTGCAGCGCCACCCCGTGGCCGGCGAACTCCTGGCCGAAGGGCTGCCGGAGAGTGTCCTCCGCTGCGACTACCGGGGCGTCCCCTGCCAGGCCCGGCTCGACTGGCTCAACCCCGCCAAGGGCCTCGTCGATCTCAAGACCTGCGACCACCTCAAGTACCTCGAGGCCGACGCCCGGTCGTTCGGCTACCTCCACCAGCTCGCCTTCTACCGTGCCCTGCTGGCACTGGCGGGCGGCGAGCAGGTGCCGGTCTACCTGATCGCCGTCGAGAAACGCGAGCCATTTCGCTGCGGCGTCTGGCGGATCGACCCGAACGTCCTGGCCGCCTGTGAGCGGGATAACGAGGCCGCCCTGGAGCGCCTGGTGCGCTGCCGGCAGCTGGACCACTGGCCCACCGGCTACGAGGAGCTGCGCGTCTTCGACCACATCTGA
- a CDS encoding ATP-binding protein: protein MSLLAQVQSGKRPAPRRVLLYGTHGIGKSTFGAQSDRPVFVQTEDGLGEIDCDKFPLALSYADALKALEALYTEPHPYRTVVVDSLDWLERLIWAEVCRQRSVENIEDIGYGKGYAFALTPWREFLTGLDALRNDRGMTVVLIAHSRIERFENPETDSYDRYVPRLHKLASQVIQEWCDEVLFATYKVYTKQTDEGFSRKKTKGIGTGERVLYTSERPSHVAKNRLGLPDELPLDWHAYASFFHQPHTTQNGGTNG, encoded by the coding sequence ATGAGTCTCCTGGCACAAGTCCAGAGCGGCAAGCGGCCGGCCCCGCGGCGCGTGCTGCTCTACGGCACCCACGGCATCGGCAAATCGACCTTCGGCGCCCAAAGCGACCGGCCGGTGTTCGTCCAGACCGAGGACGGCCTGGGCGAGATCGACTGCGACAAGTTCCCGCTGGCGCTGTCCTACGCGGACGCCCTCAAGGCCCTGGAAGCCCTTTACACCGAGCCGCACCCCTACCGCACGGTCGTCGTCGATTCGCTCGACTGGCTGGAGCGGCTCATCTGGGCCGAGGTCTGCCGGCAGCGCTCCGTCGAGAACATCGAGGACATCGGCTACGGCAAGGGCTACGCCTTCGCCCTGACGCCGTGGCGTGAGTTCCTCACTGGCCTGGACGCCCTGCGCAACGACCGCGGCATGACAGTCGTGCTCATCGCCCACTCGCGCATCGAGCGCTTCGAGAACCCCGAGACGGACAGCTACGACCGCTACGTGCCCAGGCTGCACAAGCTGGCCTCGCAGGTCATCCAGGAGTGGTGCGACGAGGTCCTGTTCGCCACCTACAAGGTCTACACCAAGCAGACCGACGAGGGCTTCAGCCGCAAGAAGACCAAGGGCATCGGCACCGGCGAGCGCGTCCTGTACACCAGCGAGCGCCCCTCCCACGTCGCCAAGAACCGCCTGGGCCTTCCCGACGAACTGCCGCTCGACTGGCACGCTTACGCTTCCTTCTTCCACCAACCCCACACCACCCAGAACGGAGGAACCAATGGCTGA
- a CDS encoding DUF669 domain-containing protein: MADLHGFNANEVDPTTDLEPIPAGKYLAMITDSEMKPTKSGDGRYLQLTFQILEGPYKNRFVWARLNLHNANETAVKIARAELSAICRAVGVLTPRDSCELHNLPLVITVKLKKREDTGELQNEVRGYAKKEAASGQPQQAATNAPPWRRG, from the coding sequence ATGGCTGACCTGCACGGCTTCAACGCCAACGAAGTCGATCCGACGACCGACCTGGAGCCGATCCCCGCCGGCAAGTACCTGGCGATGATCACCGACAGCGAGATGAAGCCGACCAAGAGCGGCGACGGCCGCTACCTGCAGCTGACCTTCCAGATCCTGGAGGGGCCTTACAAGAACCGCTTCGTCTGGGCGCGGCTGAACCTGCACAACGCCAACGAGACGGCGGTGAAGATCGCCCGCGCCGAGCTGTCGGCGATCTGCCGGGCGGTGGGCGTCTTGACGCCCAGGGACAGCTGCGAGCTGCACAACCTGCCGCTGGTCATCACGGTCAAGCTGAAGAAGCGCGAGGACACCGGCGAGCTGCAGAACGAGGTCCGCGGCTACGCCAAGAAGGAGGCGGCTTCGGGCCAGCCGCAGCAGGCGGCGACCAACGCGCCCCCCTGGCGGCGCGGCTGA
- a CDS encoding RusA family crossover junction endodeoxyribonuclease, whose protein sequence is MLTLELPFPPSLNHYYRHLGHVTLISRRGRAYREAVMALLAAQKIEPMSGPLDLAVELFPPDRRKRDADNFHKCLSDALQHAGVFHDDSQVVRLEISKHEPVKGGKVVVRIQERSTDGRLEDLKSARRYLSRVIEQIEGAVGATPTLPT, encoded by the coding sequence ATGCTGACCCTGGAACTGCCGTTCCCGCCGAGCCTGAACCACTACTACCGGCACCTCGGCCATGTGACGCTCATCAGCCGCCGGGGCCGGGCGTACCGCGAGGCGGTCATGGCCTTGCTGGCAGCGCAAAAGATCGAGCCCATGAGCGGGCCGCTGGACCTAGCCGTCGAGCTGTTCCCACCGGACCGCCGCAAGCGCGACGCGGACAACTTTCACAAGTGCCTGTCGGATGCGCTGCAACACGCCGGCGTGTTCCACGACGACAGCCAGGTGGTCCGCCTTGAGATCTCCAAGCACGAGCCTGTCAAGGGCGGCAAGGTCGTCGTCCGCATCCAGGAGCGAAGCACCGATGGCCGGCTGGAAGACCTCAAGAGTGCGCGCCGGTATCTGAGCCGCGTGATCGAGCAGATCGAGGGGGCCGTTGGTGCAACTCCGACCTTACCAACGTGA